Part of the Kitasatospora sp. NBC_00374 genome is shown below.
GCTCTTCGCGTGCGTCATCACGATGCCCGCCCGGTCCCACGAGTTGCGCAGCCCGGTGAACCGGTGGCCCGGCGGCACACTGCACTGGGCCATCAGCACGCCCTCGGCCCGCCGGGCGTCCTCGATGCCGCGCACCTCCGCGACGGTGCCGGGGCCGGCCGCCAGGAACCGGACGGCCGCGCCGCCCTCGGCCCGCGCGGGCAGCGCGCTCGGCGGGTCCTCGCCCTTCATCAGCGCGAAGTAGCAGCGGAACAGCTCCACCGGGTACGCCACTTCGATGATGTCGACGATCGCGTCGCCGGGCAGCCGGCCCGCGCACTCCACGAGGTACGGCACACCGCCGGAGACGATCCACTCGCAGTGCACGACGCCGTCCCGGAAGCCCACCGCGTCCACCACGCGCGCCGTCTGCGTGCCCAGCGACTCGCCGAGCGCGGCCGGGATGTCGGCCGGCACGACGTGGGCCAGCTCCACCGGGTGCGGGCCCGGGAACAGGCGCTTGCCGGTGACGTTGACGAACAGCGGCTCGCCGCCCCGGACGAGCATCTCGACGCTGTACTCGTCCCCGTCGACGAACCGCTCGGCCAGCATGGACAGTTCCATCGGCCGGTCGGGGACGAACACCCCCTCGTCCTGCACCAGACAGTCCGCCCACGCCGAGTCGACCTCGGCCGGGCCGTGCAGCACCCGGGTGCCCACCGACGCCTGCCGGTTGGCCGGCTTGAGCACCACCGGCCCCGCCGTCGCCCGTACGAAGGCCAGCACCTCGGCCGCGCTCCGCACCCTGGCACTGGCCGGGTTGGCGATCCCGGCCGCGGCGCTGACCTGGCGCAGCAGGGCCTTGTCCCGCAGGATGAGGGCCGCGCCGAGGCCCGCGCCGGGCAGACCGTAGCGTTCCGCGAGCCGCGCGGCGAACGGCGTGGCGTACTCGATCGCCGGGACGACCGCGGCGGGGTCGAGGTCGGGATGGGCGAGGTAGAACTCGTCGGCCCGGCCCGGCAGGTGGTACTCCCACTCGATCAGGTCGCGGACGAACGCCACGTCCTTGAGGGTGTCGCCGACCCGCCGCTTGCGGGCGACGTCCGGTTCCTCGATGTAGATCACCGAACCCTCGGGCTGGAACGCCCCGATGGCGGCCAGGGTGACGCCCACGAATCCGACGATCAGGACCGGTCGGGCGGTTGCGGGCTGCTCGTTCATACCGTGTCTCCGACGACCTCGTGGTTGCCCTCCGGGCCGGCGGCCGGCTCCGCGGCCGGCTCGGCGTCGCGACGGAGCCCGGCCATGGCGAGCAGACCGGCGGCGCCGTTCACGAGGGCGCACAGCAGCCAGAACCCGCTGCCGAGCCGGCTCCAGACGAACACCCCGAACAGTGGCCCGATCGCCAGTCCGAGGCCGGCCACCGCCTGCATGGTGCCGATGTACCGGGCCTTCAGCGCCGAGGGGAACGTCGCCGGGTGGGCGAACATGCTCGGGCCCGCGATCATCAGCCCGCTCACCGCGAGGACCGCGCCGAGCAGCACGAACGCACCCGAGTGGGTGGCCAGGGCGTAGACCGCGAGGCCGAGCGAGTTCACCAGGTGGCCGAGGACCACCGCGGTGTGCGTGGGAATCCGCAGGATGTACGTGGTGATCTTGAGCTCGCAGGTGATCAGCACCACCGAGGAGACCGTGAGCACCCCGCTGTACAGGCCGGTCGGGTAGCCGTCCCCGACCACCTCCAGCGGCAGCGCGATCGAGGACTGCACATAGGTGATCGTGCCGAGCAGCACGGCCGCCAGGTAGCAGAGGTACTTGCGGTCCCGCAGCATGGCGGCGTACGCCGCGCGGCCGGTGACGGCCGGGCGGCCGGGGTCGGCGTCGCCGGCGGTCCCGGCCTCGTCCGGCGCCGATCCCTGCGCGCCCGGCCCGGGCCGCCTCGGCAGCAGGACGAAGGCCAGCGCCGCGTACAGCAGCGCGGTCACGCCGTCCAGCCAGAACAGCGCGTCCCAGTCCGCCAGGATCAGGCCCGCGGCGATCAGCGGCGCCAGCGCGGCCCCGGTGTTCAGCGCGATCCGCATCATCGAGAACGCCATCACCTGGTGGCGCTCCGGCATCTCGTCGCTGAGCAGGACCGACGCCGCCGGCCGGTACGCCTGGGCGAGCAGGCCCGCGAGC
Proteins encoded:
- a CDS encoding ATP-grasp domain-containing protein, which gives rise to MNEQPATARPVLIVGFVGVTLAAIGAFQPEGSVIYIEEPDVARKRRVGDTLKDVAFVRDLIEWEYHLPGRADEFYLAHPDLDPAAVVPAIEYATPFAARLAERYGLPGAGLGAALILRDKALLRQVSAAAGIANPASARVRSAAEVLAFVRATAGPVVLKPANRQASVGTRVLHGPAEVDSAWADCLVQDEGVFVPDRPMELSMLAERFVDGDEYSVEMLVRGGEPLFVNVTGKRLFPGPHPVELAHVVPADIPAALGESLGTQTARVVDAVGFRDGVVHCEWIVSGGVPYLVECAGRLPGDAIVDIIEVAYPVELFRCYFALMKGEDPPSALPARAEGGAAVRFLAAGPGTVAEVRGIEDARRAEGVLMAQCSVPPGHRFTGLRNSWDRAGIVMTHAKSPAEALRLAESAAGLVRIDLRPAADEAARDDPAPAGPGAA
- a CDS encoding MFS transporter gives rise to the protein MKDEEAPIGVLDTLRATPVTVRYLLGGVLINQLGAFVQTFLVLYLTHRGLSVTTAGLGIVAYSVGTIFGTMLGGEFTHRFGPRATIVAAMAGSAPLVAVIPWLSRPGSLWLLLLVVGLAGLLAQAYRPAASVLLSDEMPERHQVMAFSMMRIALNTGAALAPLIAAGLILADWDALFWLDGVTALLYAALAFVLLPRRPGPGAQGSAPDEAGTAGDADPGRPAVTGRAAYAAMLRDRKYLCYLAAVLLGTITYVQSSIALPLEVVGDGYPTGLYSGVLTVSSVVLITCELKITTYILRIPTHTAVVLGHLVNSLGLAVYALATHSGAFVLLGAVLAVSGLMIAGPSMFAHPATFPSALKARYIGTMQAVAGLGLAIGPLFGVFVWSRLGSGFWLLCALVNGAAGLLAMAGLRRDAEPAAEPAAGPEGNHEVVGDTV